The following are from one region of the Mycolicibacterium diernhoferi genome:
- the helR gene encoding RNA polymerase recycling motor ATPase HelR, with protein MTTHDYEAELQAERQYVDALYARLDEDRARAKDRYAEALRGDIDKQDGSTLVNRDAHVRALGKEVSRLDVADSGLCFGQLESVDGERSYIGRLGLFDNENDYEPLLLDWRAPAARPFYVATAASPEGMKRRRQFHTRGRQVLDFTDEVLGRPDTGERGDAALLAAVNAPRTEGMNDIVATIQAEQDEIIRLEHPGVLIIEGGPGTGKTVVALHRVAYLLYTQRERMERHGVLVIGPSPAFLNHVGRVLPSLGETNVVFMTTGDLVPGLHTTAEDTPEAARAKGSLRMLEVLAAAVADRQRTPAEPLPIRLADVTVQIDAGIAGWAIQEARDAGMPHNDARAVFVDVVTWALTERAIARIGKGWLTRDDKQAWEHLRAELIDELEDHDGFKAALNELWPELTPEALLADLYESPQRLKAAGADESLLRADGRAWTVSDVPLLDELVDLLGGIKPDAAAEKDRQEEAAYAAGVLDLMVAREDLMDDEDHLIAADLIGAEELADRFIEQDNRELAERAAADRDWTYRHVVVDEAQELSEMDWRVLMRRCPARSFTIVGDLAQRRSEAGARSWEAMMAPYVADRWVYRPLTVNYRTPAEIMTVAAAVLAEFAPGIQPPVSVRSCGVQPWSKKVTEDELPAAIAEFAAEEAARDGTSVVIGPPGVPGAVSAALTKGLEFDAVLVVEPDRILADGPRGAAELYVALTRATQRLGVLHHRDLPPSLSGLDLKEA; from the coding sequence ATGACAACCCACGATTATGAAGCCGAACTGCAGGCCGAGCGCCAGTATGTCGACGCGCTGTACGCCCGCCTCGACGAGGACCGGGCGCGCGCCAAGGACCGCTACGCCGAGGCGCTGCGCGGGGACATCGACAAGCAGGACGGCTCGACCCTGGTGAACCGGGACGCCCACGTTCGCGCGCTGGGCAAAGAGGTCAGCAGGCTCGACGTGGCCGACAGCGGATTGTGCTTCGGGCAACTGGAGAGCGTCGATGGTGAGCGGTCCTACATCGGGCGGCTCGGACTGTTCGACAACGAGAACGATTACGAGCCGCTGCTGCTGGATTGGCGTGCCCCCGCCGCCCGGCCGTTCTACGTGGCCACCGCCGCCAGTCCGGAAGGCATGAAGCGGCGCCGCCAGTTCCACACCCGCGGACGTCAGGTGCTGGATTTCACCGACGAGGTCCTGGGTCGGCCGGACACCGGTGAGCGCGGCGATGCGGCACTGCTCGCGGCGGTCAATGCCCCGCGCACCGAGGGCATGAACGACATCGTCGCCACCATCCAGGCCGAGCAGGACGAGATCATCCGGCTCGAGCATCCGGGTGTGTTGATCATCGAGGGCGGCCCGGGCACCGGTAAGACCGTCGTGGCGCTGCACCGGGTGGCCTACCTGCTGTACACCCAGCGGGAGCGGATGGAACGCCACGGTGTGCTGGTGATCGGGCCCAGCCCGGCCTTCCTCAACCACGTCGGCCGGGTGCTGCCCTCCCTCGGCGAGACCAACGTGGTGTTCATGACCACCGGCGACCTCGTCCCCGGTCTGCACACCACCGCCGAGGACACGCCCGAGGCCGCCCGGGCCAAGGGCTCGCTGCGGATGCTGGAGGTGCTGGCCGCCGCGGTCGCCGACCGGCAGCGCACCCCCGCGGAGCCGCTGCCGATCAGACTGGCCGACGTCACGGTGCAGATCGACGCCGGGATCGCCGGGTGGGCGATCCAGGAGGCGCGCGACGCCGGGATGCCGCACAACGACGCCCGCGCGGTGTTCGTCGATGTGGTGACCTGGGCACTGACCGAGCGGGCGATCGCCCGGATCGGCAAGGGCTGGTTGACCCGTGACGACAAGCAGGCCTGGGAGCATCTGCGCGCCGAGCTGATCGACGAGCTCGAAGACCACGACGGGTTCAAGGCCGCGTTGAACGAGCTGTGGCCCGAGCTCACCCCGGAAGCCCTGCTGGCCGACCTCTACGAATCCCCGCAACGGCTCAAGGCCGCGGGCGCCGACGAGTCGCTGCTGCGTGCCGACGGCCGGGCCTGGACGGTCTCGGATGTCCCGTTGCTCGACGAGCTGGTGGACCTGCTGGGCGGCATCAAACCCGATGCCGCGGCGGAGAAGGACCGTCAGGAGGAGGCCGCGTACGCGGCCGGCGTGCTGGACCTGATGGTGGCCCGCGAGGACCTGATGGACGATGAGGACCACCTGATCGCCGCCGACCTCATCGGCGCCGAGGAACTGGCCGACCGGTTCATCGAACAGGACAATCGTGAACTGGCCGAACGTGCTGCCGCGGACCGGGATTGGACCTACCGTCACGTGGTGGTCGACGAGGCCCAGGAGCTCTCCGAGATGGACTGGCGGGTGTTGATGCGACGCTGCCCGGCCCGCTCGTTCACCATCGTCGGCGATCTGGCGCAACGCCGCTCCGAGGCCGGGGCGCGCAGCTGGGAGGCCATGATGGCCCCCTACGTGGCCGACCGCTGGGTCTACCGGCCGCTGACCGTGAACTACCGCACCCCGGCCGAGATCATGACCGTCGCGGCCGCGGTGCTCGCCGAGTTCGCCCCCGGCATCCAGCCACCGGTGTCGGTGCGTTCGTGCGGCGTCCAACCATGGTCGAAGAAGGTCACCGAGGACGAACTACCAGCTGCCATAGCGGAATTCGCGGCCGAAGAAGCGGCCCGCGACGGCACCAGCGTGGTCATCGGACCGCCCGGGGTGCCCGGAGCGGTGTCGGCCGCGTTGACCAAGGGCCTGGAATTCGACGCGGTGCTGGTGGTCGAGCCGGACCGGATCCTCGCCGACGGACCGCGTGGGGCGGCCGAACTCTACGTCGCCCTCACCCGCGCCACCCAGCGCCTCGGCGTGCTGCATCACCGAGACCTGCCGCCGTCACTGTCGGGTCTCGACCTGAAAGAGGCTTGA
- a CDS encoding DUF2537 domain-containing protein, which yields MTRAETPWGTGLTVAGFVAAVVGVAIVVLSLGLIRIHPLLAVGLNLVAVGGLAPTVWGWRRLPVWRWFVLGSGVGVAVGWVTVLALALS from the coding sequence GTGACCAGAGCCGAGACGCCATGGGGGACCGGCCTTACGGTCGCGGGTTTCGTCGCGGCCGTGGTCGGGGTGGCGATCGTGGTGCTCAGCCTCGGCCTGATCCGGATCCACCCCCTGCTTGCGGTGGGTCTGAATCTGGTCGCCGTCGGCGGACTGGCCCCCACGGTGTGGGGCTGGCGCCGGTTGCCGGTCTGGCGGTGGTTCGTCCTCGGTTCGGGCGTCGGTGTGGCGGTCGGCTGGGTGACAGTGCTGGCGCTCGCCTTGTCCTGA
- a CDS encoding TrmH family RNA methyltransferase: protein MIAEGVLVVQRMLASRFRPRALLGTDRRLGELAADLEGVEVPYYRASAEVMAAAVGFHLNRGVLAAAPRPGELSVDEIIAGSRTVAVLEGVNDHENLGSIFRNAAGLGVDGVLFGTGCADPLYRRAVRVSMGHALLVPYAWAQSWPDDLQVLRDKGFRVLAMTPNPSAPTLASAMAELAGEKVAMMVGAEGPGLKEHTMRSADVRVRIPMSRGTDSLNVATAAALAFYERARLDP from the coding sequence GTGATCGCCGAGGGTGTGCTGGTGGTGCAGCGCATGCTGGCCTCCCGGTTCCGTCCCCGCGCCCTGCTGGGCACCGACCGTCGACTGGGCGAACTGGCCGCCGACCTGGAGGGCGTCGAGGTCCCGTACTACCGGGCGTCGGCCGAGGTGATGGCGGCCGCGGTGGGCTTCCACCTCAACCGCGGCGTGCTGGCCGCCGCGCCCCGGCCCGGGGAACTCTCGGTCGACGAGATCATCGCCGGCTCGCGCACCGTCGCGGTGCTGGAGGGCGTCAACGACCACGAGAACCTGGGATCGATCTTCCGCAACGCCGCCGGGCTGGGGGTCGACGGTGTGCTGTTCGGCACCGGCTGCGCCGACCCGCTGTACCGGCGCGCGGTCCGGGTCTCGATGGGGCACGCGCTGCTGGTGCCCTACGCGTGGGCGCAGTCCTGGCCCGACGATCTGCAGGTGTTGCGTGACAAGGGTTTCCGGGTCCTGGCGATGACGCCGAACCCGTCCGCCCCGACGCTGGCATCCGCGATGGCCGAGCTGGCCGGGGAGAAGGTGGCGATGATGGTCGGCGCCGAGGGCCCCGGACTCAAGGAACACACGATGCGTTCCGCCGATGTGCGGGTGCGGATTCCGATGTCCCGAGGCACCGACTCGCTCAATGTGGCGACCGCCGCCGCGCTGGCCTTCTATGAGCGCGCTAGGTTGGATCCGTGA